Proteins encoded by one window of Enterococcus faecalis:
- the terS gene encoding phage terminase small subunit, translating into MDKKEQAKKYYEKGWKYKDISEKLSVPLNTLKSWRKRDKWERGGATKEVQPTNRGAPKGNQNAIGNKGNSRASPPKRNKNAVKTGEYETIFADMLSDEEKDIYSTMNDDPFFILDEEIRILKIRQYRMLKRIKDAEAGLNDEEVERLQQLRKVKEPSVIDGKMVTVKREVLKDVQVTRKTFRKLDDILAIEDALTRVSNQLIKAIKQQKELLSTDKKSLLMEAQIEKIKLETDKLSGGSSNDEADSWKQAVINAANKRAVEENE; encoded by the coding sequence ATGGATAAAAAGGAACAAGCAAAGAAATATTATGAAAAAGGTTGGAAATACAAGGATATTTCCGAAAAGCTTTCTGTACCTCTCAACACATTGAAGTCATGGAGAAAACGTGATAAATGGGAAAGAGGGGGTGCAACCAAAGAGGTGCAACCTACAAATAGGGGTGCACCTAAAGGTAATCAAAATGCTATAGGCAATAAAGGTAATAGTCGAGCCTCGCCACCAAAAAGAAATAAGAATGCTGTTAAAACTGGCGAATACGAAACAATATTTGCCGATATGTTATCTGACGAAGAAAAGGACATCTATTCTACTATGAATGATGATCCTTTTTTTATTTTGGATGAAGAAATAAGAATCCTGAAAATTCGCCAATATAGAATGCTTAAACGCATAAAAGATGCAGAGGCTGGCTTAAATGATGAAGAAGTTGAACGTTTGCAGCAGCTTCGCAAAGTTAAAGAGCCATCGGTAATTGATGGGAAAATGGTTACTGTTAAGAGAGAAGTTTTAAAAGATGTACAAGTCACTCGTAAAACATTTAGAAAGTTAGATGACATCCTGGCTATTGAAGATGCGTTGACTCGCGTTAGCAATCAATTAATAAAGGCGATTAAGCAACAAAAAGAATTATTGTCGACAGATAAAAAATCTCTTTTAATGGAGGCTCAAATTGAGAAGATAAAGCTTGAGACAGACAAATTAAGTGGCGGATCATCTAACGATGAAGCTGACTCTTGGAAACAAGCAGTTATAAATGCAGCAAATAAGCGGGCGGTGGAAGAAAATGAATAA
- a CDS encoding ArpU family phage packaging/lysis transcriptional regulator: MIQLLKEVDFSQTRANARAVLKNFRRLDRIAGRSLVDVRSPIITDMPKGIKHGNKAEDALIQMMDVEAERDAILTALMSLSIISRQILHYSFCVQDHYSNYKIAREVGYSERSIQRMKSEALIEFAEAYRNGKIIAYK, from the coding sequence TTGATTCAATTGTTAAAAGAAGTTGATTTCAGTCAGACTAGAGCCAATGCGAGAGCCGTGTTGAAAAATTTTAGACGTTTGGACCGAATAGCTGGTCGTTCCTTAGTAGATGTTCGATCACCAATCATTACAGACATGCCCAAAGGTATAAAGCATGGGAACAAAGCAGAGGATGCGTTGATCCAGATGATGGATGTTGAAGCAGAACGTGATGCAATTTTAACAGCTTTGATGTCCTTAAGCATAATAAGTCGTCAAATTCTTCACTACAGTTTCTGTGTGCAGGACCATTACTCTAATTATAAAATCGCAAGAGAAGTTGGCTATTCTGAAAGAAGTATTCAAAGAATGAAATCAGAAGCTTTGATTGAATTCGCAGAAGCTTACCGCAATGGCAAAATAATTGCATATAAATAA